One genomic segment of Motacilla alba alba isolate MOTALB_02 chromosome 1A, Motacilla_alba_V1.0_pri, whole genome shotgun sequence includes these proteins:
- the MIOX gene encoding inositol oxygenase, giving the protein MSSLQEGPECSEEPKPGRAKSELRNYAEGKLIDRVYNTYRLMHTHQTVEFVRRKSAQYGSCSLRRMSVMEALELLDQLVDESDPDVDFPNSFHAFQTAEGIRRAHPDKDWFHLVGLLHDLGKVLALFGEPQWAVVGDTFPVGCKVQKSVVYRDSTFHENPDTKDPRYSTEYGMYQPGCGLDNVLMSWGHDEYMYQVMKFNNFALPKEAFYMVRFHSFYPWHAHGDYGHLCSEEDRRMLPWLRELNKFDLYTKQEELPDVQQLRAYYQGLIDKYCPGQLCW; this is encoded by the exons Atgagcagcctgcaggag GGCCCCGAGTGCTCCGAGGAGCCCAAACCCGGCAGGGCCAAGAGCGAGCTCCGCAACTACGCC GAGGGGAAGCTGATCGACCGCGTGTACAACACCTACCGGCTCATGCACACCCACCAGACCGTGGAGTTCGTCCGCAGGAAG AGCGCCCAGTACGGCTCGTGCTCGCTGCGGAGGATGAGCGTGATGGAGGCGCTGGAGCTGCTGGACCAGCTCGTGGACGAGTCGGACCCCGACGTGGATTTCCCCAACTCCTTCCACGCCTTCCAGACGGCCGAGGGGATCCGCCGGGCGCACCCCGACAAAG ACTGGTTCCACCTCGTGGGGCTCCTGCACGACCTGGGCAAGGTGCTGGCGCTGTTCGGGGAGCCCCAG TGGGCCGTGGTCGGGGACACCTTCCCGGTGGGCTGCAAGGTGCAGAAGTCGGTGGTCTACAGGGACTCCACCTTCCACGAGAACCCCGACACCAAAGACCCCCGGTACAG CACCGAGTACGGGATGTACCAGCCCGGCTGCGGCCTGGACAACGTCCTCATGTCCTGGGGCCACGATG AGTACATGTACCAAGTGATGAAGTTCAACAACTTCGCCCTGCCCAAGGAG GCCTTCTACATGGTTCGCTTCCACTCCTTCTACCCCTGGCACGCCCACGGCGACTACGGGCACCTGTGCTCGGAGGAGGATCGCCGCATGCTGCCCTGGCTCCGCGAGCTCAA CAAGTTCGACCTGTACACcaagcaggaggagctgcccgACGTGCAGCAGCTGCGCGCCTACTACCAGGGCCTGATCGACAAATACTGCccggggcagctctgctggtga